From Brassica rapa cultivar Chiifu-401-42 chromosome A06, CAAS_Brap_v3.01, whole genome shotgun sequence:
gaataacaaaagtaaactaactaaataaataaacaatttttttttgcaaacgtaaattattaatttttaatagacGTATACACATTATTGATACTCAAATCTATTTCATTTTTAGTATGCATCCTCTCAAATATTGATCCATTAACAAGATGAAATTTTAGTTGgactaaaattgtatttaaattGGAATATCactttcataatatattcactattcatctgaacattcatgaatatatattataatactctaaatataataataaatcaaaccaaaatatatattggGTCATCTACCAGCTCAACCGATAACCAGATCTCGGGTTTTAGCGGTTGTTACGGgttttaaagaatttttaaataacagttttttttttaaactaaaatgaatTACATATGAGGCACCGAATTTACCAATTTTACTGCGGatcgggtcgggtttcaaaacactgaatATAATGTTCCATTTGTAATATCTAAGTgtagatacaattaaaatacaaatttatatcaaataaacttGGAATGTTTCGAAAATGATCCCGCGCTTTGatagcgcgggtcaaaatctagtcgtCATTCATGGTCTACTTCCACGCTTTAGTGTATGTCCAAGTGAATCATGCTGTCTAGGGAGAGAACTAAATAgctgcactacaagaaaacagcgacatactgagggaaaatatcgtcggtatgtcgtcggaataacgctattccgacgacataccgacgaaaaaagtcctcggaaataactcctcggaatttcatttttcctcggaaattcttcggaaatttccgacggaattccgaggaaacgaaTTTCCGAGGACCAcatgttcgtcggaatttcctcggaatattccgaggaagatgtcgtcggaatatcccgagggatacacttcctcggaatatttccaaaattaaaaaaaaaatataaatttatttttttaaattgaaattcgaaaatataaaattaaaattgaaatagaaaatatatttaaaatacaaaaaaaataaaatagtttttataaataaaaaaaaattttataaatacaaaattagttataataaatataaatatttttataaatatgaaatcatctttttataaatacaaaatagtttttataaatacaaaaaaactaaaatagtttttaaaaataaaaaaatgttttataaatacaaaattagttataataaatataaatatttttataaatatgaaatcatctttttataaatacaaaatagtttttataaatacaaaaaataataaaatagtgtttataaatcaaaaaaatgttttataaatacaaaattagttttaataaatataaatatttttataaatatgaaatcatctttttataaatacaaaatagtttttataaatacaaaaaataataaaatagtgtttataataaaaaaatgttttataaatacaaaattagttttaataaatataaaatagtataaaaattaaaaaaatagtttaaataaatcacaaaaacagttaataattacaaaaaatagttttaaaaatatttaaaatgttaaataattacaaaaaatagttttcataatattaaaaatgtttaataaatatagaaatttatattttttatataaaatacataaaacgttttataaccacaaaaaaatgattttaaatattatatatatgatttttaatcttaaaaaagttttatagattttaaaaatgtttaataaatatataaatgaatttaaaatgcaaaaaatagattttatatacaaaaaacgttttcaatatatatatataattacaaattcgatttttataaccacaaaattaataaaaactaaaaaaaaaaattcaaatcaagtgatacaaatcaaatctaccattcaccctaacaaaatctataaatctaccattcaccctaacaaaatctataaatctcattccaaaatcatcaaatctacttaaaaaccatacaaatctaacctaaaagagtgggatagggttcatacatgaggattagggtggaaatcgcgagggagaagagagaaagcgccgcaaatcgcaagggagaagagaggagtcgacgaaatcgctagagaaagagagattgcggcggagagaaatggggaagaaggtcgggctcgacctaataaaatgaggggtccgacggaaattatccgtcggaatttcctcggaaatatttactatatccgtcggaatttcctcggaaatcattaattcaattttcgcgaaatatttggcggcttggtttacccggttaaatgaaaatattccgaggaaccaggtttcctcggaatttcctcggaatttaccgaggaaattccgaggaaccagggtttggggtttcaaaacatcgattattttcgccgtatttcatttcttatacaattataatgcataccattgaggattctttgtatagatgatcataaaccatgaaataacaaaatttcaaaaataattgtaagtattctctttaccgtttgttaaagtgtataagtgtttctcttatgttgtgtggttttcgttcatgcaatcgtaaaagtgtttgttattgggtaaaacaccaaagtttgacttcataatctggttaagatacttaatgaaggttatatacgtgttattcaatccgtaaaacgttgttttcggtttaaaaccccaagttcctcggaatttcctcggaattttccgagggaattccgaggaaaactctatcgtcgtcggaatttcctcggaaaattccgaggaaattccgaggaaaaggaatgtataatcaaatccctaaatcgacaagatctattccgaggaaattccgaggaaaacctttctgccctcggaatttcctcggaatttttaaaatccccccaacggctttctaacgtctataatatttcctcggaattcatcggttttttcctaggaatactattttcctcggtattccgtcggaatattccgacgaactgaattttcctcggtattccgtcggaatattccgacgaactgaattttcctcggaattccgtcggtatattccgaggaaattccgaggaagccaaattttgtgtttcctcggaattgcctcggaaattcctcggtatattctgaggaattcattttccgtcggaacgtccgtcagaataccgctgttttcttgtagtgctgCATACATAGTCTGATCTTCTTCTATGAATATTCACATTAAGGCCAGCCATAACTGAAACCAACTTGACAAAATACATAAAGATTTTCATCCATCATAaagcaataaaaatataacgttTAAAATGAAAGTTTGTGTCCTTATTCTTCATACTAGGAGCTGagccccgcgcaagcgcggggttGTGCACATTGTTGTTGTGTTGTCTATATCTGAGGAGGAAATGAAGATTGTGTAGTTGGTGTTCTAAATATGAAGATGCTCTGACCTATATAATAAGAGTTCTGAGATTGGTTTTGAAGAGCGATGTTTTTGTCTTGGTATTGTGGTTGTGTGTGAAATGTAGTGGGTTACAGTCAGGCTAATTAATAATTTACGTTTAAAATTTGGGCTTACTTTCATTTATAATAAGTTCCACAGAAGGCATGTATACAGAGTGGACGTTTATGCAATGTTTACATGAGTTCCATATTTCTATGTAAACATGTACAGATGCATTTAGTTTTGAACATTTTCAATATGCAAGGCTTCATCAACGATATATAAAATCTTAGTCACTATCCTTTTGGTGGGAGGTAGTTTGCCGTAAAATGcaaggaaaaacaaaacaaagttcAAAATAGGAAAAACACAGGTAGTTGAAAAATTTTAAAGAGACGAAAGCTGAAGATCATAATAAATGTTATATATCCCAGTATATTGATTTCCAAGATTCCTGATAGATATTCTCTCATTTCTATACCCTGAAGATCATAATTCACTTGGGAAAGACACGATATGATCGTGGTTTGGAGAACATAGACAACATATCTTATGCGTTTGGTAATGCATTTAGAAAAGCAGCTCAAGAGAGTAGAGCTGATTACTATCATGAGATGTTTGAGTCATCATGGATCGTCTTAGATGCTTCTGCGGTAAACTCTTTCATGATTAGATTAACTGAGAAGCTTTGACATAACTTTCAATGTATCTTTACTCTGTTTATATTTTACCAATTCTctgttttctatttatttactCACATTATTTGAAATTTATGAGACTTTGTAATAGGCAGAATCTGTTATCAGTCATGTAACTTGTTTAATCAAATAAGCAAAGAGGTTTATGTGAAAATGATTGGTCCTTGACTCGTAATGGCTTAGGGATTGTCTATCTGGAGGGCTTCTTTCTCCACAGGGTTGTCCCACAGTTGATCTCCTGACCATCTCCAGATAAGAACTGGCTATCGTTGTGGCTTTGTGTGCCTGATGTTGCAGAGCCATTCTTTGAGGTGGTGAGTGAATCCACCACATCGTCTTGCTGACATTCTCGTCTGTAATCCAAAGTTCATGCGTGTCTACAATCTCTTGAGTATGCTCTGACAATATCAGAAAACAAAGTCATATGGTGATTACTgaagttattattttaaaaagaacctGATGATGACACTAACCTCAAGAATCCATCCAATATAGGTGAAATTATTGACATGATGGTTCATGTCGAGATCAGCTCGTCTTGGCTGCAAAGAAACATGATTATAAAGTCCTCTAGGAATGTTGATTCCTacaaagaatattatttttctattttataccTTTAGTCCAATGATTGAGTACTTAGCTAGATCTTCGAGTGTGGGGATTTTCTTCAAGCTTCTGTTATTTTCCTCCACAGGAAATGCTAATCTACAAAGATATACATAAAACATAGTAGTGGGCATTTCATGAATATAACGATATGATTGACCAGCAAGCATTGCATTGACCTGGACACAAAGTTCCTTTTACCTGGGTTCTTTAAGACAGAACATCAAGTGCTCggaaatgaaaattatatctttaacATAAATCCAagtaactgaaagttatatctTTAACATAAGAAAATTTAATTCTATTGCACAAACCAATGGAGAAAGCAAAAAAATGATGAGAAGGAAACCTAGTAGCACAGCCAGTGACTTCAGCGTTAGCAATGTCCTTAAGAATCCAATCACGCCTTGTCCCGATCCTTCCTTCACTCTGACACCATGTCTCTATCTCAACCACATCACCCCTGtaaccaaaattttcaaaaattcaatcCATTTGTTGTCATCAAACATACAgagcaaaaatgaaaaaaacaatacCAAGCTGGATATCTGTAGATCTCAATGTGCATTCTCGAAGTGACCCAAATGAGATTCAGTTTCCTCATGGTAGGTGTTGTCGCAATCCCATCAGTCGAAAATGCAACGCTCTGAAACTGATTACATCGCACCTCCTCACATACATCAAACCAACaacaaagttattttttttttaaatattgaccAATCAAAATTCATACATAGTTTTAACTATCTACAATCTAACCTGCAAAAGATCTGTGACGAGCGTCCACCATTAGAAACTGAATCCCCTCTTCCTCTGTCATCACCACATCGCTCCATTGGTTCGTCTCCACCCTTCGATTCTTCAACCTGCAACAAAATCAAAGCCACACATAAGAGAGATGATGAGAAAGTTAATTATTTGTAGATCTAAAAAGGAGGATGGGATCTGTTACAATTGACAGAGCCGGTAGTGGAGATGGAGAGACATGAGCAGAGATCTCGCGAGAGTGGAATCTGAGGAAAGAGAAAAAACAGATGTGGAATGGAGAGAGTCAGAGAAGAGTAGAGACGCAGAAAAAGATAGGCGGAGAGGAGCAGAGCTGTCACGATATAAGAGAGAAGGCATCACGGTGCTTGTATGACGATTACTTGAGATTAATGGTTTGGTTAGCTTGGGCTGCAATTACGATTTGTTGGTCTGGGTTGCCAGTGACGTGGCAGAATGaatggatgagaatattttgcctATGTGGCATCCTTTATAACATTCAAaattagtcccttttatatagtgggataatttttttcattgacaTTAATACAATTGAAATGGTCATAAAGAGGATTGGGATAAAGAAGCCCATACAACGAGTTTATCACTTATTAATGGGCCTGAGTTTGGGTCTGACTGAAGCCCATAGAAGGATCTTTTaaagagtttcaaaaaaaaaaaaacaattttccatTTCTTcgtattttgtaaaatttaagtATATGCTGCTTTTGGGATTGTGCCTTCGTCTCTTCGATTTTTCTGGTTGTGTGTGGTTTCCCCCATCGACTCTTCTGGGCTTCCCTCGATTTCGTTTCGTAAACGATCCTTTCGAGTTTCGATCGCCATCTCCCGACAGAGAAAGCTTCGAGCTCGAGAGAGAATAATCCATGGGCTCCTCGCCGGTTCAGGGTCGGCTCGATATATTCGAGATATATCGCAGATTTTGTGGTAAAGTCTCTTCCTTTATCTCCCTCCTTCTTCGATCTGTTCATGTTTGTTCttcaatttgaaaatatttaaatcttacATATATAGTATTGTTCTTAAGTTCTAGCTTCGATTGCTTGGAGGTCTCTGTTCTGTCTTTGAATCCTTGAGTTGTTCTGTTTCAATTCCTCTGACATTGCTATGGATAAAAGTTGATTCTTTTGAGCTCAATGGTTTTTGGGGTTTCGGTTTATGGAAAAGCTGATAACATTATATGAATAAAGTTTCCTGCTTTGCTTATTGAAGTTGAGAATGGTGTAAAGTCTATAGCTTTGCGTATTGAAGTTGAGAATGGTGTAAAGTTTCTAGCTTTGCTTATATTTATTGATAGCTGAGATGTGTAAAGTTTCTAGCTTTGACTCTTTCCGTTGGGCTTTGATATTCTATTGCAGACATTCGATCAAGTCAAGTCTTATGTAAGATTAATAAAAGCAACGAGGAAACACAAAGAAGTAATTATTCTAAAGAAGCGTTAACTCACCTCATGAGTCTAGTCGAGAACAAGTTTCAGGCAAGGTGATTGCTTATCTTCATGGCTATCATATGATGCAATACTTACTTTGTCTTCTCCTGATCCGTTCGCTTATTTCTCCCTTTGCATATCCCATGATAGAAACTCCATTTTTGATGAATTGTTCAAGTTGATGTCACGTCTGGACTTAATGGCAAGTGTTTTCATCTCTTACACCATTGGTTGACCAGCTGCACTGTGATCTATCTAACCCTTTTGATCTGTCTTCTTTGTAGGTGGACTTCTCTGAGTTTACCCGCTTCtatgattttgttttctttatgtgCCGCGAGAATGGACAGAAGAGTATAAGTAAGAGCTTCTTCTCCTTTTCAACCCAATCGTTTTGGTTATACCCTCAATGTCAGCGAATACTGATAAGTACCTCTTGATTGAATATTGTGCAGCTGTAGCGAAAGCTATTACCGCGTGGAAACTTGTTTTGGCTGGGAGGTTTAGATTACTTAACCGCTGGTGTGACTTCACTGAGGTACCCAtctctttcttgttttttttttattagtgtaAACGTTAGTTTCTTGTGTTTTTTTCTATCTAATGAGACGAAGGTGATGTTTTAACTTGTAGAAAAATCAACGGCACAATATTTCAGAAGATACCTGGCAGCAAGTCTTGGCGTTTAGTCGTTGTGTTCATGAGAATCTTGAAGGATATGACTCCGAAGGTACAAATTCTTTAGACTTCTTACCAAGACAAGTGTATTTGTTTGTGTTTTCGTTCaacttattgtttttttttttggttacacTCAGGTGCTTGGCCTGTCCTCATCGATGAGTTTGTTGAGCATATGTACAGGTTTGGAATCAACACTCAACACATTATACACACTGCACAGTAAAAAACGAAAGCCTAATCTTTTTGCACTTGATTCACAGTATTCTAGGACCGAGTAAGAACACTAGCTTGTCCTGTAACTGTGGTGACACAGAATCTGAATCATGCCTCTATGAAGATCCTCTTTCAGGTATGTTTGGTTTCTATAATCTGAGAGTTTTTGTAATTTCCTGACATGAGTCTtattgtcttcttcctcttctgctCAACGTTGTTTAGATAAGCATCATAAAGATGATAGTCGCTACCACACGGGTTTAAGAAGTGTTCCAGGCTTAAAGAGAAAAACATCCCAAGCCTacgatgaagaagatgatgatgatgatgatgaagaagtaTCTGAAAGTCGATACTCTTATTCGTCTCCATACTTGAAACGATTCAGATCCGAGGACAGTCCAAGATGTTCATCCAACTCGCATTGTATGATTGAGCGAAGTCTCTCACAAGGGTTTGCGAGTCTTTTATCCACTGGGGATAAGCCGTGAAACACAAGAAACCATCCTACATAAGCAATAGATGattatatacaaaacaaaaaagaggtCTCAAGTTAACGGTGAGTTCTTATTTTGTTGTGAGCTATATCATATTTGTTCCCCAATCGATTTATATACTAAGTTTCCATTTTACATTTTCGAGTTTTAGAGCAAAAAAGACTATTATGCTCCCTGTGTTATTTAATGTTGAATTTTCTTGAGAAAATTTAATGATAAGTATTACTAGCTACTACAGACCATGATTAGCAAAGAAAGAGTTAGCATAACACTAAGcccaaattaattaaaattcccAAATGAGGATTAAACATATAATGTATCATACTACCTCTAGTTCACTAATTGTCTTTTTCATTTGTTAGTCTCTTGTCAAGTGCATTCATCACGCTATGAACATCAAATTAgttaatataaatatgtttttttatcaaaatatataaatatgttaagtATGTGAAATAACACCACATATTTGATTTAATGCAGCTAACCAAATGAATCTAATCGTATAAACCACGTTAAAAGTGGTCAAATCTTAATATTAATTCGTCCTTCAATTTATGAATTAACGGCTTTGTTCAACCCTTATAATTAATTAGGgaataaatgaaaaaattaaattgcCTAAGAATCATACACGTTGAGAGGAGAGAAAAAGGGAAGTTACGGCCATATGAAGACTTTTTTTACTGCACTTTTCTCTCTTGAAGAACATAACATCAAAAGGAACTTTTCTTGTAGTTTAATAAAAGACAAAACGTAATTGGGTTAaagattattataattttttgacaacaatgaaaatgaaaaccaCCCAATATAAATAAGACGCCAAGGGTTAAAGATTAGTTAGAGGTTTAAAGTTTAAACGTGTATAATTTAGATTGTGGTTTAGACATTTAGATAATGTGGGTAAATTTATCAACTCgaataaatatcataaagtGATATGACTCATCTAGAGGAAAAAATGTTGAAAAAGTCTAGGCTTGGATTAAAGATATACTTCATAGGTTAGCGGTTTAAACGTCTAGAATTTAGAACGTATTTTAGATTTGAGAAAAATACCAAAATCTAATTAGTTGGCATTGAATGCCTATCTTGTAAGGCTATAAACCTAAACACCTAACCAAGTTTCCTCTACCTTCACATGTGTAAGACTCCACTCATTACTCTTCCGTGATCTCAACGCTTAGATATGAATACTTGATTTCGTGTCATTGTTCAGGCTCGGAGATTTGTTTTGGAGATTAAGCCCCTTAGATTCAGAGAAAGTTTAATTTCCCATTTATTTTCCAGGTACGTTTTAGGGTTTTTGAATGGTTTATGTGATCTCTCATTATTTTATGTACGGGTTTCTATTATATACTTTGTTATAGATGACAATCTTCCTTGAAATTTTGGGATTATGATCACATAATATGATCAAATGGATAGCCGCAACAACTATTTTCTTTGAATATTTGGTAACAACAAATTATTTCTGAAgtaattgattttgttttattctATTGCATTCACAGTCAGACATCACAATGCCTTTCGCTTTAGGTGATCACACCCATATTGATTAATATAATTGTTTTCTTGAAAATCTTCAATTATTTTCACGAAAAAGATATTATCACTATTTCTAAAAGAAGTTCAAATTGTACAAGTTGAAGACaaagttaacatatatatataaatactacaCTGCATCATCGGTACTTTGTTGCATAAGtttgcaaaaataaaatcacaTTCTCTACTTTTCTATGAGAAGTTATTAGCAATGGAAGAAGATAACCACGAAAAACAACTTGACGATGGCGGATCTTCCTCTCTCTTTAAGACTTGCTTCAACGCACTCAATGCCCTTTCAGGTTAGTTTCTTTAGCTTCCATGCATTTACATACTTACTCATAACATAGTAATTAATATTGCTAATGATGATAGTTTGAATTGTATTAGGAATTGGAATACTATCCGTACCATATTCACTAGCTCGTGGAGGATGGTTGAGTCTTTCACTTCTCTTACTCCTCGCCGCAACCGCCTTCTACACATCCTTACTCATTACAAAATGTATGAACGCTGATCGCACCATCAAAACATATCCTGACATTGGAGAACGCGCGTTTGGTAGACCAGGAAGAATCATTGTGTCAGTCTTCATGCACCTAGAACTCTACCTAGTCACCACAGGTTTCTTGATCCTTGAAGGTGACAATCTTCACAATCTTTTCCCGGGGTTTAACATCAAACTGATGGGGTTGAGATTGAACGGGAAACAATCGTTCATGGCGTCAGTGGCCCTCGTCATCATGCCAACTCTATGGTGGGACAGTTTAAGCGTCTTGTCTTATGTTTCCATGAGTGGAGTTTTAGCTACGGCAGTGACTCTTGGATCAATATCTTGGGTCGGAGCATTTGATGGAATAGGGTTTCATCAAAGTGGAAAGCTGATCAACTGGAGTGGGATCCCTACCGCTTTGAGTTTGTATGCTTTTTGTTATGGTGCGCATCCCGTGTTGCCCACTTTGTATTCTTCTATGAAAAGCAAACATCAATTCAACAATGTAAGTCATTACATAAATCTTACGTTCTTTATCTTTTCTTTGGTATATTCTAAAAGTGAATACTAATAATGTTAATATGAACCTTTTTTTGGGCAGGTCCTACTTATATCTTTTATACTGTGCACCATAGGTTACACATCAATGGCGGTTTTGGGCTACTTAATGTATGGATCTAACACTTTATCACAAATAACATTGAATCTTCCGATTCATAAGACGAGTT
This genomic window contains:
- the LOC103875110 gene encoding oleoyl-acyl carrier protein thioesterase 1, chloroplastic; the encoded protein is MPSLLYRDSSAPLRLSFSASLLFSDSLHSTSVFSLSSDSTLARSLLMSLHLHYRLCQLLKNRRVETNQWSDVVMTEEEGIQFLMVDARHRSFAGGAIMHIEIYRYPAWGDVVEIETWCQSEGRIGTRRDWILKDIANAEVTGCATRLAFPVEENNRSLKKIPTLEDLAKYSIIGLKPRRADLDMNHHVNNFTYIGWILEVSVIIRRECQQDDVVDSLTTSKNGSATSGTQSHNDSQFLSGDGQEINCGTTLWRKKPSR
- the LOC103875113 gene encoding amino acid transporter AVT1I, whose translation is MEEDNHEKQLDDGGSSSLFKTCFNALNALSGIGILSVPYSLARGGWLSLSLLLLLAATAFYTSLLITKCMNADRTIKTYPDIGERAFGRPGRIIVSVFMHLELYLVTTGFLILEGDNLHNLFPGFNIKLMGLRLNGKQSFMASVALVIMPTLWWDSLSVLSYVSMSGVLATAVTLGSISWVGAFDGIGFHQSGKLINWSGIPTALSLYAFCYGAHPVLPTLYSSMKSKHQFNNVLLISFILCTIGYTSMAVLGYLMYGSNTLSQITLNLPIHKTSSKVAIYTTLVNPIAKYALMITPTVNTIKDWFPKKYAKKSYLHLSISTLFIASSVVIAETLPFFGYMMSLVGALLSVTVSILLPCLCYLKISGNFKKLGFETVMLFGMVVMSVPIGVLGTYIAIREMVGSV
- the LOC103875112 gene encoding uncharacterized protein LOC103875112: MGSSPVQGRLDIFEIYRRFCDIRSSQVLCKINKSNEETQRSNYSKEALTHLMSLVENKFQARNSIFDELFKLMSRLDLMVDFSEFTRFYDFVFFMCRENGQKSITVAKAITAWKLVLAGRFRLLNRWCDFTEKNQRHNISEDTWQQVLAFSRCVHENLEGYDSEGAWPVLIDEFVEHMYSILGPSKNTSLSCNCGDTESESCLYEDPLSDKHHKDDSRYHTGLRSVPGLKRKTSQAYDEEDDDDDDEEVSESRYSYSSPYLKRFRSEDSPRCSSNSHCMIERSLSQGFASLLSTGDKP